A portion of the Faecalibacterium sp. I3-3-89 genome contains these proteins:
- a CDS encoding M23 family metallopeptidase, giving the protein MEQFRKFLRDKAFALVLTACLLAAAAAGVWAVRTVRKELKKDLDAVRSPSSTAPGIDEGIRTSPGLAGEEDAEWQQQTAPAANSVANVPEARSSSGGAASSSGAQSGSGSVREPSALQTESSPASSSAAPASTQPVSGRVLNSYSGDELVYSKTLGDWRTHNGVDYAAEKGAEVAAPATGKVVETGTDDKWGPVVAIEDESGRVWRVCGTADAKVKKGDTVSAGQTIGKVGSVSCECAEESHIHLEVMQDGRYLDPVKAMK; this is encoded by the coding sequence ATGGAGCAATTCAGAAAGTTTTTGCGGGACAAGGCCTTTGCACTGGTGCTCACCGCCTGCCTGCTGGCGGCGGCAGCGGCCGGAGTGTGGGCCGTGCGCACGGTGCGCAAGGAGCTGAAGAAAGATCTGGACGCGGTGCGCAGCCCGTCCAGCACTGCCCCCGGCATCGACGAGGGCATCCGCACATCACCCGGCCTCGCCGGAGAGGAGGACGCCGAATGGCAGCAGCAGACCGCACCCGCCGCAAACAGCGTGGCCAATGTGCCCGAAGCCCGCAGCTCCTCCGGTGGAGCTGCATCCTCTTCTGGGGCGCAGTCTGGGTCTGGTTCGGTGCGCGAACCTTCCGCGCTGCAAACCGAGTCCTCGCCTGCCAGCAGTTCGGCTGCGCCTGCCTCCACGCAGCCTGTCTCGGGGCGCGTCTTGAACAGCTACAGCGGCGATGAGCTGGTCTACAGCAAGACGCTGGGGGACTGGCGCACCCACAACGGCGTGGATTACGCCGCCGAAAAGGGCGCAGAGGTAGCCGCCCCGGCGACGGGTAAGGTGGTGGAGACGGGCACCGACGACAAGTGGGGGCCCGTGGTCGCCATCGAGGACGAATCCGGCAGGGTCTGGCGGGTCTGCGGCACGGCGGACGCCAAGGTGAAAAAGGGCGATACCGTCTCGGCCGGGCAGACCATCGGCAAGGTGGGCAGCGTGAGCTGTGAGTGCGCCGAGGAGAGCCACATCCATCTGGAGGTCATGCAGGATGGCCGGTATCTCGACCCTGTGAAGGCCATGAAATAA